A single genomic interval of Macadamia integrifolia cultivar HAES 741 chromosome 6, SCU_Mint_v3, whole genome shotgun sequence harbors:
- the LOC122080882 gene encoding serine/threonine-protein kinase CTR1-like isoform X1: MRRRLRMALDVARGMNYLHNRNPPIVHRDLKSSNLLVDKNWIVKVGDFGLSKLKNATFLTAKSGRGTQPQWMAPELLRNEPSDEKLLVL, from the exons ATGAGACGCCGTTTGAGAATGGCACTTGATGTT GCCCGGGGTATGAATTATTTGCATAACCGAAATCCGCCAATAGTTCATCGAGACCTGAAATCTTCAAATTTACTAGTTGACAAAAACTGGATAGTCAAG GTAGGAGATTTTGGCCTATCAAAGTTGAAGAATGCTACCTTCTTAACAGCAAAATCTGGAAGAGGGACA CAGCCCCAGTGGATGGCACCTGAACTGCTCCGGAATGAACCTTCAGATGAGAA GTTGTTGGTGTTGTAG
- the LOC122082226 gene encoding LOW QUALITY PROTEIN: ataxin-10-like (The sequence of the model RefSeq protein was modified relative to this genomic sequence to represent the inferred CDS: substituted 1 base at 1 genomic stop codon), with protein sequence MAHVQPPYRVGFXEDWLAFLCGICFEDSHFLPLFSELSLVDNGNNDGNFKYGDNHFTMEQAFLMCTLAEYLNRKMAEKIYVSNDFARSVLGILKIATGDLDCVSRGKSYLPTGSAAIDVLGYSLTTLRDICARDERVLAESLPSSGLVEILLDLLRNLEPPALIRKSTKQGESCENRTEYMASKSPKVCPYKGFRKHVVGLIGNRLYRRDDVQDEIRQKNGVLLLLQQCVTDEDNPFLREWGIWMSRNLFAGNAENQREVAELKVQGYVDSPEIAELGLRLEVDSNTGRPKLVNISADEKYSSEFDKNLEQSDAELMLLNRVDPSDNLNQVDSREFIHKRG encoded by the exons ATGGCACATGTCCAACCTCCTTACAGAG TTGGATTCTAAGAAGATTGGTTGGCGTTTCTTTGTGGCATTTGCTTCGAAGATTCCCATTTTCTTCCGTTGTTCTCTGAATTAAGCTTAGTTGATAATGGCAACAATGATGGCAATTTTAAATATGGAGATAACCATTTTACAATGGAGCAAGCTTTTCTGATGTGTACCCTTGCGGAGTATTTGAACAGAAAAATGGCTGAAAAAATTTATGTATCCAATGATTTCGCGCGCTCTGTTCTTGGAATACTGAAAATAGCAACTGGGGATCTTGATTGTGTTTCAAGAGGCAAGTCTTATCTTCCAACGGGCTCTGCTGCAATCGACGTGCTTGGGTACTCACTTACCACACTGAGGGATATTTGTGCACGGGATGAGAGGGTGCTCGCTGAGTCATTACCGTCATCAGGACTTGTAGAAATCTTGTTAGATTTGCTTCGTAACCTTGAGCCACCTGCATTAATCAGGAAGTCTACCAAGCAAGGCGAAAGCTGCGAAAATCGTACAGAATACATGGCTTCTAAATCGCCAAAGGTCTGCCCTTACAAAGGATTCCGGAAGCACGTTGTTGGTCTCATTGGGAATCGCTTGTACCGTAGAGACGATGTACAGGATGAAATTAGGCAGAAAAATGGGGTTCTACTGCTATTGCAACAATGTGTTACTGATGAAGATAACCCTTTCTTAAGGGAATGGGGTATTTGGATGTCGAGGAACTTATTTGCAGGAAATGCAGAAAATCAAAGGGAAGTGGCTGAACTGAAGGTCCAAGGGTATGTTGATTCACCAGAAATTGCAGAACTTGGTCTGCGACTGGAGGTAGACTCGAATACCGGTCGTCCAAAGCTTGTTAATATCTCTGCTGATGAAAAATATTCCTCTGAGTTTGACAAGAATTTGGAACAGAGTGATGCAGAATTGATGCTGTTGAATCGGGTTGACCCTTCGGACAATCTCAACCAAGTTGACTCAAGAGAGTTCATCCACAAAAGAGGATAA
- the LOC122080882 gene encoding serine/threonine-protein kinase CTR1-like isoform X2, giving the protein MRRRLRMALDVARGMNYLHNRNPPIVHRDLKSSNLLVDKNWIVKVGDFGLSKLKNATFLTAKSGRGTPQWMAPELLRNEPSDEKLLVL; this is encoded by the exons ATGAGACGCCGTTTGAGAATGGCACTTGATGTT GCCCGGGGTATGAATTATTTGCATAACCGAAATCCGCCAATAGTTCATCGAGACCTGAAATCTTCAAATTTACTAGTTGACAAAAACTGGATAGTCAAG GTAGGAGATTTTGGCCTATCAAAGTTGAAGAATGCTACCTTCTTAACAGCAAAATCTGGAAGAGGGACA CCCCAGTGGATGGCACCTGAACTGCTCCGGAATGAACCTTCAGATGAGAA GTTGTTGGTGTTGTAG